The Spiroplasma litorale nucleotide sequence CCAGTTTTCTTATTAGATGAAGTTGATAAGATGGCAAGTGATTATAGAGGAGATCCAGCTTCTGCAATGTTAGAAGTGCTTGATCCTGAGCAAAACTCTAAATTCTCAGATCATTATTTAGAAGAGGAATATGACTTAAGTGATGTAGTATTTATCGCAACTGCAAACTACCCAGAGAATATTCCTGAAGCTCTATATGACAGAATGGAAATTATAGAACTTTCTAGTTATACTGAAATTGAAAAAATGAAAATTGCAAAAGAATATCTAGTTCCAAAAGTTCTAAAAGACCACGCTTTAAACTCTGACCAAGTTAGTTTTACTGAAGAAGGAATAAGCGAAATTATTAAACATTATACAAGAGAAGCAGGAGTTAGACAACTTGAAAGATGAATTGCGTCTATCGCAAGAAAATTTGTTGTAAAAATGCTTAATAAGGAATTAGAAAAAATTACAGTTACTCCAAAAATAGTAAATGAGTTTTTGAAAAAAAGAATATTTGAACATACAGAAAAAGACAAAGAAGCACAAATTGGTGTTGTTACAGGACTTGCTTATACTCAATTTGGTGGAGATATACTACCAATAGAAGTTAATCATTTTCCTGGAAAAGGTGGTCTTATATTAACAGGTAAATTAGGAGACGTTATGAAAGAGTCTGCTACAATTGCTTATGACTATGTAAAATCAAACTATAAACAATTTAATATACCAAAAGAAGTGTTTTCTGAAAATGATGTTCATATTCACGTCCCTGAAGGTGCTGTTCCAAAAGATGGACCAAGTGCAGGTATAACATTAACAACTGCAATTGTATCTGCTTTAACAAATAAACCAGTTCCAAAAGATTTAGGAATGACTGGTGAAATTACACTAAGAGGACTAGTATTCCCTATTGGTGGACTACGTGAAAAATCAATATCTGCACATAGAAGTGGATTGAAAAAAATTATTATTCCATTCAAAAATAAAAAAGATATTGATGATATTCCTGAAGAAGTTAGAAATGAATTAGAAATAGTTCTTGTTCAAAAATTCTCTGAAGTATATGAAGCGATATTTAATGAAAAATTGAAAAAAGTAGAAAAAGAACTTCCAATCGGAACACTGGCAAGTGATAAAAATAATAGTAAATCTAGTTCACAAGAAAAGCAACTTTAATAGTTGTTTTTTTAATTCCTAATATATACTTTTATTATAAGAAAGGTGTTAATTATGGATGGAAATAGTAATTTAGAAAATTTGTCTTTTGTAAAAAATTCTCAAAATCTTTCTAGTAAACCATTAAGAAAGAAAAAAACTGCAGATGAAAAACTATATAATTTCATGGACAAAAAAAAGAAACTTACATTTTTAAAAATTGTTTTCACATATGGGTTCAAACATAAGAAGTTATTTTTTACAGTTATTGGCGTTGTTATATTCAGTGCAATTTTAGTTAGTATTAACTCATTGTTAATTAATATAACATTAAACCAAGCTCAATATGATTATGATAATAAAATGGGAAAAAATTATAATTTAAAATGGTATTGGTGAATGCTAATTACACTTGGGGATTTAGTACTCTTATATATCTGTACTTTTATAAGAAACTCATTTTCAATTATACTTGCTGTTACAATAGAAGTTGAGTTAAGAAAACTAACAATTAAAAGATTACTTGAGTATGACATTTCATACTACTCAGATAAAAAAACAGGTAAACTAATGACAAAATTAGTAGGAGATACAAATATTGTTGGTAATGAAATATCTGGTCTTGTATCATGAATAATTCAAGCTCCACTTGTAGTTATTTTTGGAACAGGTGTTTTATTTTTTGTTGATGTTTATTTAGCATTAATTTCATCTGCTGCAGTATACTTGCTAGCTTTGATAATAATAATTATTGCTACAAGTTATCAAAAAAAAGTTACAGTTGTTAGAGAAGTCATTTCAGATATAAATGGTGATGTTGTTGATAGAATAAATGCTATAAAGTTAGTAAAATCATCTGCAACACGTAAGTATGAAGAAGATAGAATTGAAAATCTTCATAAACCTTATATTAAAGTATTCAAACCAATTTCTAGAATTGATGGAACACTTTTGGCTATTCTAATTGCATCAGATGTAATTATAAATTTATTAGTTATATCTTGTGCAGCTTTGTTATATGGTGATAATAACGTTAGTTACTTTGTTGCTGTAATTATCCCGATAACTACAGCGATGACTGGACTTACAAGACCGCTGTGACAAATAGCAGCAATTGTGCCAGGTCTTTCAAGAGCTTCTGCTTCTTCAACAAAAATATACGAAGTAATATATAAAGATCCGATTTTATTTGATAATAATGAAACCGGAGTATTATTTGATCAAGAAGTTAATAAAATAGAATTTAGAGAAGTGAAATTTAACTACCCTGAAAAACCTGAAATAAATATAATTCCCAACTTAAATATAACTCTAGAAAAAGGTAAGAGTTATGCTTTTGTTGGAGAAACTGGAAGCGGTAAATCAACTATCTCAAAACTTTTACTTAGATTTTATGACCCAACTGATGGTTGTGTTTTGATAAACGATATTAATTTAAAAGATTTTAATCTTAAAAGCTATTTAAGTCACGTTGGATATGTTGAACAAGAGCCACAAATTATTTATGGATCAGTATATGATAATGTTAAATATGGATATTTTGATGCAACTGACGAAGAAGTGCATGAAGCATGTAAAAAAGCGCAAGTTCACAATATAATAATGAGTTGACCAGAAACTTATAATACAATACTTGGTGAAAGAGGATTACTTTTAAGCGGAGGTCAAAAACAGCGTTTGGTAATTGCTAGAATGCTTCTGCGTAATCCAGAATTATTAGTTCTTGATGAAGCTACAAGTGCTCTTGACAATATTGTAGAAAAAGAAATTCAATCTCAACTTGATGAACTAATGAAGGGAAAAACAACAGTAATAATTGCACATAGGTTAACAACAATAAAAAACGTAAATAAAATTTATGTATTAGAATCAGGAAAAGGAATTGTTCAAGAAGGAACATATAATGAACTTGTAAAAACTCCAGGAAGATTTAAAGAACTTCACGATGCTGCAAATTCATAAACAGGAGGTTTTTAAATGGATAAGCCATTAAGTTATTTATTAAGACCAAATCATATTGAAGATGTAATTGGACAAAGTCACTTGCTCAATAATGATAATGGATTAATTTCAAAAATGGTAGAAAAAAAATTTGCAACTAATTTGATATTTTATGGTCCTCCAGGAATTGGCAAAACAACTCTTGCTATTAGTTTAGCTAATGACTTAGAAATTGAATATGATTTTTTCAATGCATCAAATGATAAAAAAGAAAAACTTCAAAAAATTATAAGCAATAATAATCAATCAATATTAATAATTGACGAATTTCATAGAATGAATAAAAATTTACAAGATTACTTACTTGAATATATTGAAAAAAAACAAATAATAGTTTTTATTACAACTACTGAAAATCCATATTTTGTAATAAATCCAGCTGTAAGAAGTAGATGCACAATTGCAAGATTAGAAGAAATTAGTGTACCAGAATTAATTATTGGAATTAAAAAAATATTAAAAAAAATTAAATCTAATACTAAATATGATAATGAAGCAATAAATGAAATTGCTTCTAGGTCAAATGGAGATTTGAGGTTTGCAATTAATATAATTGAAAATATTGAAAAACTATATAGCGATAAAAAAATTGACAAAAAATTTATTGAGCAATTATCATTTATTTCATCTGCAAAAGGTTCTAGTTATGGAGATGAATTTCATGACCTAAAATCTGCTTTACAAAAATCGATACGAGGTAGTGATGTTGATGCTTCATTACACTATTTTTCTAGATTATTAGAAATAGGAGATTATGAAACTCTAATGAGAAGGATGATAATTACTGCATATGAAGATATTGGACTAGCAAACCCTTCAATACCAGTTCGTGTATTTAATGCTTGTAATGCTTTTAGACAAGTGGGCATGCCAGAAGGTAGAATAATTTTAGGTCTTGCAATAATCGAAATGGCTTTGAGTGAGAAATCAAATTCAAGTATAAACGCAATTGATCAAGCATTAAATGATGTTAAAACTGGGAATGTTCCACCGATCCCTGGATATTTAAGAGATAATCATTATAATTCTTCATCTAATTTAAATGAAACGTATAATTATAAATATGCACATGATTTTGAAAATGATTATGTTGAACAACAATATTTGCCTGATAAAATTAAGAACAAAAAATACTATATAGCTAAAACTCATAATTTATATGAAAAAAAACTAATTGAAATATATAATAAATTTACTAACAAAGATGTCAAAAAGAAATAGAAGGGTAATTATAATATGAAATCGGTTTCTATAATTAAAAATGAATTAGAGAGTAATGGATATAATTGATTACCTTCTTATAAAAATATATATGAAAAAGTTTGATACAATATGGAAACCTATTTCGACGATGACGAAAGCGTTTTGTCAGCTTTATGAGCAAGCTTTAAAAGATATGACGAGGAAATGATAGGTATTGTATTTATAACAACAAAAAGAACTTTTACTTTAGAAATCATAGATAATCAAAATAGTACTCAAGTAAGATATTTACCTTTCGATTCTTATTCATTACACAAAATTCTTGTACAATATTCAAAGAGTGATTCAAAACTAAATTATTTATCATTACAAAACGATAGCTTTGGTAATGGTATTACATTTGCATGTCCGAATAAAAAAGTGATGAAACACTTTGTAGATACTTTGAGAGGTGTTACTGGAGGAGATATTGAAATTCTCCCAGATTCAGATGACCCACTACTAGCTAAAAACGAAAAAGAACAATTGATTGATGAGGATCTAGAGAAAGCCAAAGAAGTTGTTCCACATAAATATGAAGAAAAACATGAGGAACAAAAACCTATTCAAGAATCAGATTTATGAAAAAAATCTTCATTTGTTAACGAAGAAAAAGAAGTACCAATTCAAATTGTTCCAATTAAACAAGAAAAAAAACAAAAAAAAGTTAGTGAATATGCTTCAAAATGAAAATCTAAGTTATGACTTTTATGATTATTAATACCAATTTTCATTATTGTTGGTTTTGTGCTTTATGTACTATTTACGAGATCAATAATTTAACATAAACATATGTTATAATATTTTAAAGGAGTATTTAATTATGAGTGAAAAAATATATCAAATAAGCTCAGAACAAATAGGAGTAGTCTCTTTTTCAGAACCTTGATTTTTAGCGCATGTTGAAGTTGACGGTT carries:
- a CDS encoding ABC transporter ATP-binding protein codes for the protein MDGNSNLENLSFVKNSQNLSSKPLRKKKTADEKLYNFMDKKKKLTFLKIVFTYGFKHKKLFFTVIGVVIFSAILVSINSLLINITLNQAQYDYDNKMGKNYNLKWYWWMLITLGDLVLLYICTFIRNSFSIILAVTIEVELRKLTIKRLLEYDISYYSDKKTGKLMTKLVGDTNIVGNEISGLVSWIIQAPLVVIFGTGVLFFVDVYLALISSAAVYLLALIIIIIATSYQKKVTVVREVISDINGDVVDRINAIKLVKSSATRKYEEDRIENLHKPYIKVFKPISRIDGTLLAILIASDVIINLLVISCAALLYGDNNVSYFVAVIIPITTAMTGLTRPLWQIAAIVPGLSRASASSTKIYEVIYKDPILFDNNETGVLFDQEVNKIEFREVKFNYPEKPEINIIPNLNITLEKGKSYAFVGETGSGKSTISKLLLRFYDPTDGCVLINDINLKDFNLKSYLSHVGYVEQEPQIIYGSVYDNVKYGYFDATDEEVHEACKKAQVHNIIMSWPETYNTILGERGLLLSGGQKQRLVIARMLLRNPELLVLDEATSALDNIVEKEIQSQLDELMKGKTTVIIAHRLTTIKNVNKIYVLESGKGIVQEGTYNELVKTPGRFKELHDAANS
- a CDS encoding replication-associated recombination protein A — translated: MDKPLSYLLRPNHIEDVIGQSHLLNNDNGLISKMVEKKFATNLIFYGPPGIGKTTLAISLANDLEIEYDFFNASNDKKEKLQKIISNNNQSILIIDEFHRMNKNLQDYLLEYIEKKQIIVFITTTENPYFVINPAVRSRCTIARLEEISVPELIIGIKKILKKIKSNTKYDNEAINEIASRSNGDLRFAINIIENIEKLYSDKKIDKKFIEQLSFISSAKGSSYGDEFHDLKSALQKSIRGSDVDASLHYFSRLLEIGDYETLMRRMIITAYEDIGLANPSIPVRVFNACNAFRQVGMPEGRIILGLAIIEMALSEKSNSSINAIDQALNDVKTGNVPPIPGYLRDNHYNSSSNLNETYNYKYAHDFENDYVEQQYLPDKIKNKKYYIAKTHNLYEKKLIEIYNKFTNKDVKKK